ctactaaatagctTAGGTTAACTATTTTAGCTCAAATGAAAAGtgagtttaaaaattatttgaatcagTTTGGACCGAACTGTTTCAATTAGTATTAGAGACATTGGATCAGCCAAATTGTGGAGAGTTAGTGAGTTTGCAAGAAAAGGGTTATCCGTGTGAGATGAGGTGGAGCCAAACTATTTCAACTAATATTAGAGCAGCCTGGATCAATCAAATTGTGTCGAAATACTAGCGAACTATAATATTCAAGTGTTTGATTCTTATTTAACAATTATATTCGATTTAGTTGCGACGATAACGTCACAAATTTAACtgtacgaaactactaaataacttgagtTTACCATTTCTTGATTAGACTGTTTCATGATCTTTATGACTAGCTAAGCTAAAGTTGATCGCACGACATTTCCTGAGACGAAGAAGAACAAggctaaacatgcataaatatgGAAGTTTCAACGACTATGGTTTGTTGAATatagatataaatatatacaGTTACCAATGCATATGAAGATAGTAGATTTAGTTTGTTACATTagatatatgtaaaaaaaaaacatcaaagatcatcAAGTCTTCGTCACATCAACACTTTTTTCTGataatttttgttaattaattaacttagCCAACGTTTCCAAGTCTATATTAACAAACAAAAACTTCATATCCAGCCACCCACAGCTACGTATCTTTTCCTTTGATCATTACCAATTTCATGTGGTGAAGCATCCAAGGTGGCACGAGTATATTGGTTCCAGAGTCAGATCGAGTTCGTTCCTCCTCGCTGCTTCTGGTGCTTCTTCCTGGTAATTCCCACTGCAAATTTATAGACCCATATGGCCTGTTAATGGCGGTTCCTCTGAAACATGGCTTTTAATTATATATcatacattttttttaatgttctgttGAATAAACTTAATCTGGGTATTGTTCATTTTAGTTGGTTTTTGTCCTCTAACGTGTCTCCTGGTTCTTTCACTTATCCTATAATTTAAGTTTCAGGTGGTCCATTGTCTGATGataaaacaaagaaagaaaaattaccCAATGTTTAGACATGGGAGTGGCGGCTGTTGCAAAAGGAAGGGTGACATATTAGTTCCATGGTTGTGCTGCTCCCACAGTGCCTGCTGTGCCACTGCCTTCTCATTCTCCTTAATCTATTTTCAAATTGCAGAAGGGATCATTACTCACAAGCttgctttaattttaatttctttctatACCTCCCTAATGTAGGATTCTAAGACATATTCACCTGTTTTGCCAGCATGTTATTTTGCTCTTGTATTGCCTTCTCCTGTATAAATCACACAGTAAAACAAAACGATCCGAAATTAAATATGTTAAAGTGTGAACATAATCcgtattatataattatagacTAATTGATTGATAAAAGATTATTAGAAGTTGTCTTAACAAAATTTTGTAGTATATGAGAAATATACTGAAATTGTTCAATTATTCCTAAGAAAAATTACCTTTTTCTGAAGCTCAGAGATGGATTCATACATCAGTTGGTTCTGCAAAAAAAGAGGAAACATAGATATTAGCTAAAGCAAGTGAATTACATATTAATTACAAGACAACAGTCTTTGAGTCTAAGCATGTATATATACTTTTCTTGTCCGAATATGCTTAAGAGCAGTGTCAAGCTGTTGCTCCAAGTTTTGCAGCTCTTTCATACTCAGTGAATCTATATCTTCTCCCATGTAGTGCCTGGTAAGGTTTtcgataaaattaagaaaatcttCAAACATGAACACTCAACATGCAGCATGCAATAATCATCAGTTTACATAGTTATATAGTATGTACCTATGGTTTCTCTGTAAAAGCTCAACCTTTGCCTTGAGTCTGTTATACTCAAGGGTCCAATTCTCCTGTATGATTAAATTCACTGGTTACAATAATTTCAACTAATATTGAATACTCAAACAtactaaaaaatttcaaaagcgATATcgaaaaaaaatgagagaaaattcGATTGATAAAaggtta
The Manihot esculenta cultivar AM560-2 chromosome 1, M.esculenta_v8, whole genome shotgun sequence genome window above contains:
- the LOC110622857 gene encoding agamous-like MADS-box protein AP1 — translated: MGRGRVQLKRIENKINRQVTFSKRRGGLLKKAHEISVLCDAEVALIVFSHKGKLFEYSTDSCMEKILERYERYSYAERQLTATDLNSQENWTLEYNRLKAKVELLQRNHRHYMGEDIDSLSMKELQNLEQQLDTALKHIRTRKNQLMYESISELQKKEKAIQEQNNMLAKQIKENEKAVAQQALWEQHNHGTNMSPFLLQQPPLPCLNIGGNYQEEAPEAARRNELDLTLEPIYSCHLGCFTT